Genomic window (Dehalococcoidales bacterium):
GGTGCTCTTGCTGGCATCGGTATGGAAGGCCTGCTTGACGCCGACAGCCTTGTCAACCTGGCTAAAAACACCAAACATTACGGCAAGTCGGTCTGGGAGGATGAAGCATTTCGGCAGAGGATAGTCCAGATTGCCATCGAGACCCAGGCCATGAGATGGAGTGGCACGCGCATGGCCGCCAAGATGCGGAAGGGACTACCCCTGGGTAATGAAGCCTCCGTTTTCAAGAACTTCCAGGCGGAGATGAGACAACGCCGGGGCGACCTTACGATGGAGATTCTGGGGGCATACTCCCAGATGGTGCGGGGCTCATCACGGGCAGTGAACAACGGTACCTGGGTATATGACATGCTCCGGTCACGCGGTGCTACCATCGAGATGGGCACCTCGGAGATTAACCGAAACATTATTGCCGAGAGGATACTGGGCCTGCCCAGATAATAGATTTCGGCACCCGATAGTACCAGATGCGGGTTCCGATTCAATAGAAGGAGCAATGTTATGGAATTTATCCTTAATGAAGAGCAGGAAATGCTTAAGACGATGGCCAGAGACTTCCTCGAGAATGAATGTCCCAAGACACTCGTCAGGCAGATGATGGAAGATGAGGTGGGCCATTCTCCTGAGTTGTGGAAGAAGATGGCCGAGGTAGGCTGGCTGGGCCTGGTCTTTCCGGAGAAATACGGGGGTTCCGAGATGAACTTCAGGGACCTTACCATCCTCTGTGAAGAGATGGGGCGTGCGATGATGCCCGGCCCCTTTTTCTCCACTCTGCTTCTCGCAGGTATACCCATCCTGGAAGCCGGTACCGAGGAACAGAAACAGGAGTTCCTTCCCAAAATAGCCAGCGGAGACCTGGTCTGCACCCTGGCCGTACTGGAAGAAGACGGCGACTTCTGGCCGGACGCCGTTCAGGTAAAAGCTACTCCCCGTGGTGGTGACTACATCATCAGCGGCACCAAGATGTTTGTCCCCGATGCCAAGGCGGCAGACTACATCCTTGTGGCCGCCCGTACCGGGCGCAGCACCAACCCCGAGGAAGGTATCACCCTCTTCATGGTGGACGCGGCCGAATGGGGTGTCTACGTAACGCCGCTGCTAACTATGGATGAGACCAGAAAGCAGTATGAACTCATGCTCAACAGGGTAGCAGTCCCGGTCAGCAACATCATCGGTGAAGTGGACC
Coding sequences:
- a CDS encoding acyl-CoA dehydrogenase family protein; this encodes MEFILNEEQEMLKTMARDFLENECPKTLVRQMMEDEVGHSPELWKKMAEVGWLGLVFPEKYGGSEMNFRDLTILCEEMGRAMMPGPFFSTLLLAGIPILEAGTEEQKQEFLPKIASGDLVCTLAVLEEDGDFWPDAVQVKATPRGGDYIISGTKMFVPDAKAADYILVAARTGRSTNPEEGITLFMVDAAEWGVYVTPLLTMDETRKQYELMLNRVAVPVSNIIGEVDQGWPILESMALKARAALCAEMVGGGEWVLETTVNYAKDRIAFGVPIGSFQSIKHKCADMYSGLEYARSLMEWAAEVIKDGAPDTQIAVSMAKSYCGDVYKAVCGEGIQLHGGIGFTWDHDMHLYFKRSRATDSAFGDSNYHRGVIAKKFS